The stretch of DNA AGCGACCCTCGGCCCGAAAGGCCGTAACGTGGTGCTGGCCAAGAGCTTCGGCGCTCCGACCATCACCAAGGACGGCGTTTCCGTTGCCAAAGAAATCGAGCTGAAAGACGCTTTCGAAAACATGGGCGCCCAGCTGGTCAAGGAAGTTGCTTCCAAGGCCAACGACGCTGCCGGTGACGGCACCACCACCGCTACCGTTCTGGCTCAGGCCATCGTCAACGAAGGCCTGAAAGCCGTCGCTGCCGGCATGAACCCGATGGACCTGAAGCGCGGCATCGACAAGGCCACCGCCGCCGTTGTCGCCGAGCTGAAGAACCTGTCCAAGCCATGCGCCGACTCCAAGGCCATCGCCCAGGTAGGTACCATCTCCGCCAACTCCGACAACTCCATCGGTGAAATCATCGCCGAAGCCATGGAAAAAGTCGGTAAAGAAGGCGTGATCACCGTTGAAGAAGGCTCGGGCCTGGAAAACGAACTGTCTGTCGTAGAAGGCATGCAGTTCGACCGCGGCTACCTGTCGCCGTACTTCATCAACAAGCCGGACACCATGGTTGCCGAGCTGGAAGGCCCGCTGCTGCTGCTGGTCGACAAGAAGATCTCCAACATCCGTGAGCTGCTGCCAGTTCTGGAAGCCGTTGCCAAGGCCGGCCGCCCACTGCTGATCGTTGCTGAAGACGTTGAAGGCGAAGCCCTGGCTACCCTGGTGGTCAACAACATGCGCGGCATCGTCAAGGTTGCTGCGGTCAAGGCACCGGGCTTCGGCGACCGCCGCAAGGCCATGCTGCAGGACATCGCTGTCCTGACCGGCGGCCAGGTCATCTCCGAAGAAATCGGCCTGACCCTGGAAACCACTACCCTGGAGCACCTGGGTAACGCCAAGCGCGTCATCCTGTCCAAGGAAAACACCACCATCATCGATGGTGCTGGCGTTGACGCCGACATCGAAGCACGCGTCAAGCAGATCCGTGCCCAGATCGAAGAGACTTCCTCCGACTACGACCGTGAGAAGCTGCAAGAGCGTCTGGCCAAGCTGGCTGGCGGTGTTGCCGTGATCAAGGTCGGTGCCGGCACCGAAGTTGAAATGAAAGAGAAGAAAGCCCGCGTTGAAGACGCCCTGCACGCTACCCGTGCAGCCGTTGAAGAAGGCGTGGTGCCTGGCGGTGGTGTAGCCCTGGTTCGCGCCCTGGCTGCCATCGTTGACCTCAAAGGCGACAACGAAGACCAGAACGTCGGTATCGCCCTGCTGCGTCGCGCTGTAGAAGCTCCGCTGCGCCAGATCACTGCCAACGCCGGCGACGAGCCAAGCGTTGTCGCTGACAAGGTCAAGCAAGGTTCGGGCAACTACGGCTACAACGCCGCTACCGGCGAATACGGCGACATGATCGAGATGGGTATCCTCGACCCAGCCAAGGTCACCCGTTCGGCTCTGCAAGCCGCAGCTTCGATCGGCGGTCTGATGATCACCACCGAAGCCATGGTTGCCGACCTGCCAGAAGACAAGCCAGCTGCTGGCATGCCTGACATGGGCGGCATGGGTGGCATGGGCGGCATGATGTAAGCCAGCCTTACCCCCTGCACCAAGAAAAAGCCCCGCCTAGTGCGGGGCTTTTTCGTTTTCCTGTACCGGCCACTGGGGCTGCTTCGCACCCCTTTCGCGACACAAGGCCGCTCCTACAGGAAATCGTGATACCTCTGTAGGAGCGGCCTTGTGTCGCGAAAGGGCCGCAGAGCGGCCCCTCTATCAGGCAATGCGGTGCTCGGTGGCTGGCGCCTCGGCCATGCCCTTGCGGTACAGCACCAGATAATACGACCCCAACCCGATCAACCAGCAGAACACCGCCGTCCACACGTTATGCGACAAGAAGTGCGCGCCCTGCAGCATCCGCCCCAGCCCCAGTGCCGAGCCGGCCACCAGGGCTACCCCGAATGCCACCCGCGCCAGCTTCGGCCGGCGGTCACGCAGCATGAAGAACAGGCCGAACAGGCAGAAACCGGTCGCCGCATGCCCGCCCGGCCAGCACAGCCCCGGCTTGTCGGTCGCCGGCCGGTGTTCCAGCAGCTTGCTGTAGGTTTCCTTGCCGCCGAACTGGGTCAGGCTCCATGGGCATTGCACCTGGGTCACCTTCTTCAGCGGCGTGACGAAGGCCGTCGACAGGCCCAATGCCAAGACCAGGCAACCCAGCTCACGACGCCAGCTGAACAGAGGCTTCCAGACGAAGCTCGAGGCGAACGCGCCCAGCGAGATCAGCCCAAGCAGGATCACGCCTTGCTTGACCCGGTCATGCATGACCGTTTCCAGCAGGTAACTGTGACGGCCGATGAACTGCCCGGCGGCGGGGTCGAAGAACAGGTTGGCGACGTCCATGTCGACCGAGGTCAGTTCCAGCAGGAGCAGGGCCGCGGCAATAGCCAGTGGTATGCCCAGGTACAGCCAGAGATTGATCGGGCGCGGACGAGTGCGGTGTTGCATGACGACTCCAGGGGGTAAAAAGACCGGGCATTGTCGTGCGCCCGCTATCCTCTGTCCGTGAAGGATCAGTGAAAAAACTGTCAAGTTCGCTGAATTTGCCCTGGGGCTGGCACAGTACCGGCTATGGCCTTAAGCTGCGCCTGCCGCGCACCTCAGCGAAGCGCCGCACAGGAGAACCCGATGCGCATTCTATTGGTTGAAGACAACCGCGATATTCTTGCCAACCTTGCCGATTACCTGGGCATGAAAGGCTACACCGTCGACTGCGCCCAGGACGGCCTTTCTGGCCTGCATCTGGCCGCCACCGAGCACTACGACCTGATCGTGCTCGATATCATGCTGCCCGGTATCGATGGCTATACCCTGTGCAAGCGCCTGCGCGAGGATGCCCGCCGTGACACCCCGGTCATCATGCTGACGGCCCGCGACCAGCTGGACGATCGCCTGCAGGGCTTCCGCTCCGGTGCCGACGATTACCTGCTCAAACCCTTTGCCCTGTCCGAGCTGGCCGCGCGCATCGAAGCGGTACTGCGCCGGGCCCAGGGTGGCGGGCGTCGGACCTTGCAGGTCGCGGACTTGAGCTATGACCTCGATACGCTCGAAGTGACCCGCCAGGGCCGCCTGCTCAAGCTCAACCCGGTCGGCCTCAAGCTGCTCGCCGTGTTGATGCAGAAGAGCCCGCACGTGCTGCGCCGCGAGGTGCTGGAAGAAGCCCTGTGGGGCGATGACTGCCCTGATAGCGACAGCCTGCGCAGCCATGTGCACCAGCTGCGCCAGGTAATCGACAAACCGTTCGAAAAACCCCTGCTGCATACCGTCCATGGCGTCGGCTATCGCCTCGCCGAGGGCCGCGATGGAGTTTAAGCAAAGCCTTGCCCAGCGCATCATCATCGCCTTTGCCTTGATGAGCGCGCTGGTGGCCGGCGCCTTCGCCTTCGGTATCGTCGCCACCGTGCACTTGGTCGAGGAGCGCCTGATTTCATCGGTGCTCGGCGGTGACCTGCAGCGGTTGCTGCGCATGGACAGCGTCAGTGACTGGAGCCACCGGCCACGGCCTGACCAGCTGTTCTATTTCAGTGGCGGGCGCGATGATTTCGAGCTGCCCAAGGACCTGCGTCACCTTGATGCCGGCTTCCACGAGGTGTTTCGCGACCAGCTGTCCTACCACGCAATGGTCGAGATCGTTGATGGTCGACGCTATGTATTGCTGCAGGACCAGAGTGACTTCGAAGAGCGCGAGCGCGTGCTGTTCGCCGTCGTGGTGGTGGGTTTCGTGCTCAGCCTGGTGCTGGCGGTGGTGCTTGGCTGGCTGCTGGCGCGCAGGGTGATGGCACCGGTCATCCGCCTGGCGCGACAGGTTCGCCATCGTGATCAGTTGCTTGGCCTGGCGCCGCCGCTGGCACCGGACTATGCGGCCGACGAAGTCGGCCAGCTGGCAGTGGCGTTCGACGATACCCTGGGCCGGCTACGCGATGCGCTGACCCGCGAGCGTTTGTTCACCAGTGATGTCAGCCATGAGCTGCGCACCCCGCTGATGGTGCTGGCCACCTCGTGCGAACTGCTGATGGAAAACCCCAATCTGGAAACGCGCGCGCGCAGCCAGGTGGAACGCATCGCCCGCGCCACGGAAGAGATGCGCGAACTGGTCAAGACTTTCCTGATGCTCGCCCGTGCCCAGCGTGACCAGGGTGCCGTGGCGTCCCAGGCAACCTTGCGCGAAGTCGCCGACGACCTGACCGGGGTGTGGCGCGATACCATCGAGCAGAAGGGCCTGGCGCTCCATTACGATGGCCAGGTCAGTGCAGGCCCATTGCTGTACAACGCCACGTTCCTGCAATCGGTGATGGGTAACTTGCTGCGCAATGCCGCCCATTACACCGATAGCGGCTACATCCGCCTGAGCCTGGAGCCCAACGGCTTCAGTGTCGAAGACAGTGGCGTGGGCATCCCGGAGGAGCAGCGCGAGGCGATGTTCCAGCCGTTCGTGCGCGGCGAGGAGCGGCGCGGTGAGGGCCTGGGCCTGGGCCTGTCGCTGGTGCAGCGTATCTGCGATGACCAGGGCTGGCGGGTGACGCTGACCTCGACGGCACCACATGGCTGCCGTTTCCAGGTAGACCTGAGCCAAAGCGCGGAAAAGACCGATCCCACGCAGTAACAACATGAAACATTCCTGCGGTTTGATGACATTATTTTCACATTGGCATGACCTGTTTCCAACGACTCGTTACCTAAGGTAAGCGCATTGGAGACAGGAGCCATTCGATGCGCAGCCCGATCAAACTCGAATTTTCCGAGAAGTACGACCAGCAACATGCCAAGGAGTACTTCCTCAAGCACCAGGACGGACTGGCACGGCGCCTGTCCCACAAACGTGACGAGCAGTTGGCCCGTCGTGCGTTGGCGCTGGCCGGAGAACCGGGCCTGGTTCTCGACCTGCCTTGCGGCGCTGGCCGTTTCTGGCCGCTGCTGGCGGAAAAGCCGAACCGGGTGATCATCGGTGCCGACAACTCTGAGGCGATGATCCAGACGGCCTGTGCCGCACAACCGCCAGAGGTGGTGGCGCGGGTACGTCCTTTGCAGACATCGGCATTCGCGATCGACTTGCCGGACAATTCGGTCGACAGCATCTTCTGCATGCGGCTGTTCCACCATATTGGCGAGGCGGCTCACCGCAAGACCATTCTTGACGAGTTTCAAAGAGTTAGCCGTGACAGTGTAATCCTGTCATTGTGGGTGGACGGTAACTTCAAGGCCTGGCGCCGCCAGAAGCTCGAGCAGAAGCGTAGTGCCAAGGCCGAGCAGGGCAGCTATCAGAACCGTTTCGTGTTACCGGCAGAAACGGTTGAAGCAGAATTCAAGGCCGCCGGCTTCAGAATCCAGGAACACCTCGACTTCCTGCCGTTCTATGCCATGTGGCGGGTATATGTATTGCGTAAGGGGTAGTGTTTGATGGCTGTAGCCCAAAATGGGGAGTCGCGGTTCGATTATTACTGGCGCCAGCAGGGCGAATGGGTCGAGGAACCCAACCAGCGGCGCGGTGGTGAGAGTGGTGTACAACGGCTGAACGATGGCAACGGCAAGGTGCTGTATGCCAAGCGTCAGGTCGGCCACATCTATCGCAGCCTGCTGCACCCGTTTGGCAGGCCGACCGTGTTGCGCGAACTCGATGCACTGAATAGCTTCGAGCAACTGGGTGTGCGCGTGCCGCGCATCGTGTTTTGTGGTGCCGAGCGTGATCCCGAGCACCAGTGGCGCGCGCTGCTGGTCAGCGAGGCGCTGGACGGCTTCGTCGAGCTCGACACGTGGCACGCCGAAGGTGCGCGCGAGCGCTATCCTCAAGTAGTGCATGAACGCATGCTCAAGGACCTGGCCGACAACCTGGCGCGCATGCACCTGGGTCATTGGCAGCATGGCTGCCTGTACGGCAAGCACGTCTTCATCAAGGTCATCGGCGAGGGTGAGCAGGCCCGCGTCGAAGTAGCACTCCTGGACCTGGAAAAGTGCCGACGACGCATCAGCTGTCAGCGAGCTGCGGGTAACGACCTGCGCCAGCTGCGCCGCCACTCGTCGCTAAATGACACGGAATGGCAAACGCTGCTCTATTTTTACCAGATGGCGTTTGGCAGCGCTGTCAAAGGGTTAGGGCAATGAAACTAGAAATCGCTCGAGCTTTGTTCCTGGTGGCTGGGTTGGCTGTGACCACGGCGGCTTTAGCTGCCTGGGAAGAGCCGCGGCCAGTGGTATTCAGCAAGGCAGACCAGTGCGCGGTGCCGCGCGTGGTCAAGGCACAGCAGAGCCAGTCCGAGCCGGACCAGGACCTGCTGTTGTTCCTCTTCGGAATGCGCCAGGGGCTGCGGCCGTTTGGCTGATACAGTTCGAGCAAGACAAAGGCCTCGCAATCGCGAGGCCTTTGTTTTTGATTTGGAAGCATGCGCGGACTCTTGTAGGAGCGGCCTTGTGTCGCGATAGGGCTGCGAAGCAGCCCGAGATTTACGCCTGTCGCTGAAACTGCTGGGGCTGCTTCGCAGCCCTATCGCGACACAAGGCCGCTCCTACAGGGATCGCAGTCATGCAGCTATCGGCTGCTGTGCAGCAGACTTGTGCGCCAACAAGGTGTAGATGCAAGGCAGCACAAACAGGGTAAACAAGGTGCCAATCGACATCCCGGTGGCGATCACCGTGCCGATATCGAACCGGCTCACCGCGCCGGCCCCGGTGGCCAGGATCAGCGGTACCATGCCGAATACCATCGCCGCCGTGGTCATCAGCACCGGCCGCAAGCGAATGGCGGCAGCTTGCTCGATGGCTTCCCGAACGCCCAGGCCCTTTTCCTCACGCAACTGGTTGGCGAACTCGACGATCAGGATGCCGTGCTTGCTGATCAGGCCGATCAGCGTCACCAGCCCCACCTGGGTGTAAATGTTCATGCTGGAAATGCCCAGGAACAAAGGTAGCAGCGCCCCACAGATCGACAGCGGCACCGTCACCAGAATCACCAGCGGGTCGCGGAAGCTCTCGAACTGCGCGGCCAGCACGAGGAAGATGATCGCCAGGGCGAGGCCGAAGGTTACCCACAGGGCACTGCCTTCCTGCACGTACTGCCGCGCTGTCCCGGCATAATCGAAGGAGAAACCCTCCGGTGCCTCTTCCCGGGCGATGTCGCGCACCGTTTGCAACGCCTCGCCGATACTGACCATCGGCACACCCTGGATGATCGCCGAGTTCAGCTGCTGGAACTGGTTGAGCTGGCGGGGGCGGGCGCGGTCACTGAGGGTGATCAGTGTCGACAAGGGCAGTAGCTGCCCTTGCTCGTTCTTCACGTAGTAGTTGTTCAGCCAGCCAGCGTTGTCCCGATAAGGCCGCTCGACCTGGGCAATCACTTTGTAGCTGCGGCCTTCGAGGGTGAAGCGGTTGATTTCCGCCTCGCCCAGCAGGGTGGCAAGGGTGCTGCCCAGCGTATCCATGGATACACCCATTTGCGCCGCCTTGGCCCGGTCTATGTCGACCACCACCTCGGGTTTGTCGAACGCCAGGTCGATATCGAGGAAGGCGAACTTGCCCGATTGCTGGGCCCGTTGCTTGACCCGCTGGGCGACTTCCAGCAGGGCAGGGTAGTCACCGGCTGTATTGATCACGAACTGGAACGGCAGGCCTTCACCGGTGCCGGGCAGCGCCGGCAGGTTGAAACCGAAGATCTGCAGCCCGCCGATCTGCTCCAGCTTGGCCTGCACCAGCGGCAGCAGCTCCATCTGTGTGCGGTTGCGTTCGTTCCAGGGTTTGAGCAGGAAACCGCCGATGCCGCTCTGCACGCCGTTGAAACCGTTGATCTGGAACGACGAGTAGTACTCGGGGAAGGCCTTGAACAGCGGCGTGAACTGGTCGGTGTAAGCGTTCAGGTAGTCGAGGTTGGCCGGCTGCGGCGAGCTGCTCATCATGAAGATCACACCCTGGTCCTCGTTGGGCGCCAGCTCGTTCTGGGTGAACTTGAGCAGCACCGGGATCAGGCACAGGATGATCACGGCGAACACCAGCACCACCGGGCGGCTGTCGAGGGTTGCGTGCAGCAGGCGCTGGTAGCGCACCTTGAGGCCTTCGAACAGCACGTCGAGGCGGTGGGCCAGGCCGCTGGCATTCTGCTCCTGGCGCAACAGCAGGGCGCACATCATCGGCGACAAGGTCAGGGCGACGATGCCCGAGATGACCACCGCGCCGGCCAGGGTCAGGGCGAACTCCTTGAACAGCGCACCCGTGAGCCCGGTGAGGAAGCCGATGGGGGCATAGACCGCTGCCAGGGTGATGGTCATCGATACCACCGGCATGGCGATTTCCCGCGCGCCCTCCAGGGCAGCATCGAAGGGAGATTTGCCTTCCTCCATGTGCCGGTGAATGTTTTCCACCACCACGATGGCATCGTCCACCACCAGGCCGATGGCCAGCACCATCGCCAGCAGCGTCAGCAAGTTCAACGAGTAGCCCATCATCTGCATGAAGAACAGCACGCCGATCATCGACAACGGGATGGTCACCACCGGGATCAGCACCGAGCGCAGGGCGCCGAGGAACAGGAACACCACCACGATGACGATCAGCACCGCTTCGCCGAGGGTCTTGATCACTTCGTCGATGGAGGCCTGAATGAACAGCGTGGCATCGTAGGCGATCGATACCTTCAGCGCCGACGGAAGCTGGCTTTCAAGTTCTGGCATGATGCGCCGCACTTCCTTGATCACGTCCAGCGGGTTGGCTGCCGGGGTGGCCTTGATGCCGATGTAGACCGACGGTGTGCCATCGAACGAACTGACCGTGTCGTAGTTCTCTGCGCCCATCTCCACGCGCGCCACGTCGCCCAGCAGTACCCGGCTGTCACCGGACACCTTGAGCGGCAGCGCGGCGAAGGCTTCGGCCGATTTCAGCTCGGTGCTGGCATTGATGCTGGTGACCACGTATTCGCCCTTCACCTCACCGGCCGCGGAGAGGAAGTTGTAGCGGCGCACGGCATTGGTCACGTCGGTGGCCGACAGGCCGAAACCCGCCAGTTTCACCGGGTCGATCCAGATGCGCATGGCGAACACCTGGTTGCCGAGGATTTCCGCCTCGGCCATGCCCGGCAGGGTCGCAAGCTTGGGCTGGATCACCCGTGACAGGTAGTCGGTGATCTGCGGGTTGCTCATCTCCTTGCTGTAGAAGCTGATATACATCAGCGCCGAGGCATCGGCGGCTTCCTTGCTCAGCACCGGGTCTTCGGCGTTCTGCGGCAGCTGGTTGCGCACCTCGTTGGCCTTGGCCAGCAGTTCGGTAAACAGGCGGTCGCTGTCGGCGCCAATGCGTGCGTAGATGGAAATCACCGAGAAGTTCTGCCGGCTGACCGAGGTCATGTAGTCGATGCCTTCGGCGCTGGCCAGGCTCTGCTGCAGTGGCTGGGTGATATAGCCCTGGATGGTCTCGGCGTTGGCCCCCGGGTAGGCGGTGGTCACCGTGATCAGGGCGTTTTCCATTTTCGGGTACTGGCGGATCTGCAGTTTGTTCCAGGCCTGGAAGCCAAGCAGCAGGATCAGCAGGCTGACCACGCTGGCCAGCACCGGGCGGCGGATGAACGGGTCGGTGAACGCCATGCCTGCCTCCTGCTTAGTCGGTGCGCGGGGCGCCCTGTTCGGGCTTGAGCGCGCTGTCCTGGCCAATGCGTATGGCCGCGCCTGGGGTCAGCTTGAGCTGCCCGGCGGTGACCACTTGTTCGCCGGCCTTGAGGCCCTTGCTGACCACCACCACGCCATCGCGGCGCTCGCCGGTCTGCACCGTGCGCTGTTCGGCGCTCAGCTGTGGCTGGCCCTGGTCGTCTTTCTCCGGGTTGCCGTCCTTGTCCTTCTTCGGCGTGGCGACGTACACCGAGTTGCCGTACAGGGTGTAAGTGATGGCGCTTTCCGGGACGACCACCTGGGGCTGCGGATCGGGTAGCAGGATCAGCAGGTTGGCGAACATGCCGGGCAGCAGCTTGCCATCCGGGTTGGCCAGGGTCGCGCGCACCAGCAGGTTACGGGTGTTTTCATCGACCTTGGGGTTGATCGCGCTGAGGCTGGCCGGGAACGTCTGGCCCGGGTAGGCCGCCACTTGCACAAGCACCTGCTGGCCCAGGCTCAGGTGCGGCAACGCCTGCTCCGGTACGTTGAAGTCGACGTACAGGCTGGACAGGTCTTGCAGGGTGGCAATTACCGTGCCGGCGGCCAGGTACTGGCCGATGTCCACCTGGCGAATGCCGATGGTGCCACTGAACGGCGCGTTGATGCCCTTCTTGATCTTCTGCGCCTTGAGCTGCTCGACCACCGCCTGGTTGCGCCGGTACTGGGACGACAGGCGATCGAACTCGCCGCGGGAGATAGCGGCATCACCGACCAGCTGGCTGCCGCGACCGAAGTCGACCTTGGCCAGCCCCAGGTCGGCCTGGGCGGTGCCGAGCAGGGCAGTTTCCTGGTCGTCATTGAGCTGCAGCAGCGGTTGCCCCGCCTTGACCTTCTGCCCGGAGTCGAAGTACAGGGCCTTGACGATGCCTTCCACTTCCAGGCTCAGCTCCACGCCCTGCAAGGCCTTCAGGCTGCCTACGGCAGGCAGGCGTTCCTGCCACTGGCGCTGTTCGGCCGGGGCTGCGGCAACGGTGATGGGCGGCCGGGGCGCGGAGAACATCTGGATCTGTTGGTAGATCGAGAAGCCTTTGTAGCCCCCCAGGGCCAGCACGATCAGCAGAACGACGGCCAACATGATGAGCATGCGGCGGCGTAGCATAGGTCCGGTTCCTTGGATGTGTGGTTGTTATGCGTTTTGACACGACAACGGGCGATCCTGCCCACGTGCGGATGAGGGAAGTATTGCAGAAGGGGGAGGGGATTGCCTGTGCCGGCCTCTTCGCGGGTAAACCCGCTCCCACAGGTTCGGTGTATTCCCTGGGAATGTGAGTTCCCTGTAGGAGCGGCTTCAGCCGCGAAGAGGCCAGCAGGAAAATCAGACCAGGTGCAGGTGGTTGTCCCAGAAGCCGGAAGGCAGGTCCATCGGTTGCCCGACCAGTTCAGCCTTGCGGCAGTTGTAGAAGCGGCAACGGCCCTGCCCGGAGGTGACGACGAACCCATCCTTGACCGCGCCAACTCCGGCGCAATCGGGCATCGGTGCATCGAGCTTCACCGCACCGCTGTCCAGGTCCCAGACGAACAGGCGGTTGGCCCGCGGCGCCGTCAGGGCCACCAGGCGCAGGTCGCTGTGGATGGCGACGCTGGCGGTGTACTGAGCCATCGACTGCAGCTGGCGCTCAGGCACCGGGAAGGCCTTGAACGGCTCGCCCGGGCGCTTGATCGCCAGCAGCTCGGCAGTCTCGTCGGCAGCGCCCATGAACTGCTGGCAGGCGGCAATGGTGCCATCGTCGCCCACCGCCAGGTGGCGCACACTGTTCATCTGCTGGGCCAGGGTTTCCTTGCTCAGCAGGGTGCCGTCGCGCTGCATCAGCACCAGGCTCGGCTCCATGGCATCGAGGTTCATCTCGACCCGGCTCTCGGCCTCGGTGCGGATGCCACCGTTGGCCACGATCAGGGTTTCGCCATCCGGCAGCCAGGCCACTTCATGAGGGCCGATGCCGTGGGTCGGGATCTCGCCGCTGTGCACCAGGCGCTCACCTTCGAAGCGGTACACGCCGAGTACGCCACGCCCTGGGTCGCGGGTGTCGTTCTCGGTGGCATACAGCCATTCGCCACCCTTGTGAATCACCGCATGGCCATAGAAGTGCCGGTTCGGTTGCGAGGTGACGGTCTGCAGCAGGCGCCCGTCGCGCAGGTCGACCAGGTAGCTTTCGGTACCGGGGCGGCGGGCGACGAACAGGGCGATCGGCAGCTCGGGGTGGTTGATGATGGCATGGCAACGCTGGGCGACCTGGGTGCTGAACACCTGGGTGCCGTCCAGGCGGAACCCGACCGCATAGTGCTTGCCGTCGCCATCGTCACGCGCCGACAGCAGCAAGGGTTCGCTGCCTTTGTTGCGGAACAGGCTCCAGCCGCCCAGGGTCAGGGCGCTGAGCAATACGCTACCGAGTTTGAGGGCCTGGCGTCGCAGCATGATCAGTCACCGTCGTTGGCATTGAAGCCCAGCTGGATGTTCAGCGCCTTGGCCAGGTCGCCTTCGTGCAGGCGGTGGACGGCGTTGAGGGCATCGTAGATCTGGTTGAGGGTCTGCTGTCCGGCGTCGTCGGCCAGCAGCTCGCCGAGTGTCTTCTGGTTGTCGGCCAGCAGTTTGAGCGCCGTAGCGTAGGCGTCGTCGATCTTCTGCGCCAGGGCTTTCTGATCGCCGGGCAGCAGGCCGCGCAGGCCCTGGTTGTCGACCCCGACCCACACGGTCTGGGCGGCCTTGAGGGTGGCTTCCAGGCTCTTGAGCGAGGAGTGGCTGCGCCAGGCTTCGGCTTGCAGCGGCTGTGGGATGCCTTTGCTCTGGCGGCCCATCGGCGCACCCAGCTTCTTCTTCAGGGTATCCAGGGCGGTAACCTGGGAGCGCAGCAGGTCGGCGATCGCCTCGTGGGAATCGGCGTAGCGCTGGTTGGGGAACTTGGTCATCTGCGACAGCATGCCGTCGGTGCTGTTCCAGCTCTTGAGGATGTCCTCGGCCAGGACCTTCTGGTGCTCACCGATGGCGACCAACAGCGGGCAGTAGCGGGCTTTCTGCTCGGCAGTGGCTACGTCCGGCTTGCTGTCGAAGAGGAT from Pseudomonas putida encodes:
- a CDS encoding multidrug efflux RND transporter permease subunit, which produces MAFTDPFIRRPVLASVVSLLILLLGFQAWNKLQIRQYPKMENALITVTTAYPGANAETIQGYITQPLQQSLASAEGIDYMTSVSRQNFSVISIYARIGADSDRLFTELLAKANEVRNQLPQNAEDPVLSKEAADASALMYISFYSKEMSNPQITDYLSRVIQPKLATLPGMAEAEILGNQVFAMRIWIDPVKLAGFGLSATDVTNAVRRYNFLSAAGEVKGEYVVTSINASTELKSAEAFAALPLKVSGDSRVLLGDVARVEMGAENYDTVSSFDGTPSVYIGIKATPAANPLDVIKEVRRIMPELESQLPSALKVSIAYDATLFIQASIDEVIKTLGEAVLIVIVVVFLFLGALRSVLIPVVTIPLSMIGVLFFMQMMGYSLNLLTLLAMVLAIGLVVDDAIVVVENIHRHMEEGKSPFDAALEGAREIAMPVVSMTITLAAVYAPIGFLTGLTGALFKEFALTLAGAVVISGIVALTLSPMMCALLLRQEQNASGLAHRLDVLFEGLKVRYQRLLHATLDSRPVVLVFAVIILCLIPVLLKFTQNELAPNEDQGVIFMMSSSPQPANLDYLNAYTDQFTPLFKAFPEYYSSFQINGFNGVQSGIGGFLLKPWNERNRTQMELLPLVQAKLEQIGGLQIFGFNLPALPGTGEGLPFQFVINTAGDYPALLEVAQRVKQRAQQSGKFAFLDIDLAFDKPEVVVDIDRAKAAQMGVSMDTLGSTLATLLGEAEINRFTLEGRSYKVIAQVERPYRDNAGWLNNYYVKNEQGQLLPLSTLITLSDRARPRQLNQFQQLNSAIIQGVPMVSIGEALQTVRDIAREEAPEGFSFDYAGTARQYVQEGSALWVTFGLALAIIFLVLAAQFESFRDPLVILVTVPLSICGALLPLFLGISSMNIYTQVGLVTLIGLISKHGILIVEFANQLREEKGLGVREAIEQAAAIRLRPVLMTTAAMVFGMVPLILATGAGAVSRFDIGTVIATGMSIGTLFTLFVLPCIYTLLAHKSAAQQPIAA
- a CDS encoding efflux RND transporter periplasmic adaptor subunit, producing the protein MLRRRMLIMLAVVLLIVLALGGYKGFSIYQQIQMFSAPRPPITVAAAPAEQRQWQERLPAVGSLKALQGVELSLEVEGIVKALYFDSGQKVKAGQPLLQLNDDQETALLGTAQADLGLAKVDFGRGSQLVGDAAISRGEFDRLSSQYRRNQAVVEQLKAQKIKKGINAPFSGTIGIRQVDIGQYLAAGTVIATLQDLSSLYVDFNVPEQALPHLSLGQQVLVQVAAYPGQTFPASLSAINPKVDENTRNLLVRATLANPDGKLLPGMFANLLILLPDPQPQVVVPESAITYTLYGNSVYVATPKKDKDGNPEKDDQGQPQLSAEQRTVQTGERRDGVVVVSKGLKAGEQVVTAGQLKLTPGAAIRIGQDSALKPEQGAPRTD
- a CDS encoding DUF1513 domain-containing protein, which translates into the protein MLRRQALKLGSVLLSALTLGGWSLFRNKGSEPLLLSARDDGDGKHYAVGFRLDGTQVFSTQVAQRCHAIINHPELPIALFVARRPGTESYLVDLRDGRLLQTVTSQPNRHFYGHAVIHKGGEWLYATENDTRDPGRGVLGVYRFEGERLVHSGEIPTHGIGPHEVAWLPDGETLIVANGGIRTEAESRVEMNLDAMEPSLVLMQRDGTLLSKETLAQQMNSVRHLAVGDDGTIAACQQFMGAADETAELLAIKRPGEPFKAFPVPERQLQSMAQYTASVAIHSDLRLVALTAPRANRLFVWDLDSGAVKLDAPMPDCAGVGAVKDGFVVTSGQGRCRFYNCRKAELVGQPMDLPSGFWDNHLHLV
- a CDS encoding imelysin family protein, whose amino-acid sequence is MFRPKLLFTSLAALALGACSPQDPQAVTSAAIAKQVILPTYSRWVEADRQLAVSALAYCEGKESLDTARADFLNAQKAWAELQPLLVGPLAEGNRAWQVQFWPDKKNLVGRQVEQLVNGDKPVDAAALGKASVVVRGLSAYEYILFDSKPDVATAEQKARYCPLLVAIGEHQKVLAEDILKSWNSTDGMLSQMTKFPNQRYADSHEAIADLLRSQVTALDTLKKKLGAPMGRQSKGIPQPLQAEAWRSHSSLKSLEATLKAAQTVWVGVDNQGLRGLLPGDQKALAQKIDDAYATALKLLADNQKTLGELLADDAGQQTLNQIYDALNAVHRLHEGDLAKALNIQLGFNANDGD